CATTCTCTTGCTTGTGTCACGCTATTTCCCAGGTGTGTAAGCCAAGAAGCCCAAAACCTGTTTTCTAAAGACAGTATTTTACTAAATGTTCTGCAAACCTTTTCCCCTTCGGTGTTGCTCTCAAAAACGTAAGCACTCATGGATTCTTCTCCCAGAGCCTCACTGAGGTGGACCACAAAGCCAATCAGGCGCCTGTTCTCCTGATGAGCAGCAAACTGGGTCACGGTGGGGAGTTCAAACTGGGAAAGTATAACGaagaaatcatttttttaaagttcatggGACACGGTATTCACAGGTTTAAAACACAACAGTTACTTACACTTATTCGGGTGACTTGGGTTTGAGGATCTATCAACCTGCAATTACaggtaaggggaaaaaaggtaaattagAGTGGTTATAAGCAATTTCAAGATGCTTTATAACAGTAAGGGAAGTGCTAGAGCAGTCTTACAGATAAGGAAACGTatgcacagaagaaaatgctttaTCTGTGATTTCAAGTTGGCCGATGGCAAAGTTCAACTCCAGACCCTGActctctctcagctgctggaCACACACAGGTCATGGTGGCTTCCAGCATCATTACTGTGGCAAGCATCCCGAGGGGCTGGGCTACCACAGAAACGTGCTCAGGCACCCCAACGCACTCCAGCTCAAGCGAACATCTTGCATCAGGACGTTCAACAGTGCCAACACTGTCAAGAGCATAGTTGTGGCTCTCTTGCTGTTGCCACGTCTAAGGAAAGAGAATCTTTCAATGCATTCTtggaaaatcttttttctgtatcttcACGGGGCCTTAGAGCCCTGCTGCATCCCCTAAGTGTTGGGAGGATCTTCTAACAGCTATGTCAGGATGATTTCTAGATAATATGGAGTAAGAAAAGAGGGGTCTTTTACTAAGTCTTGGACCTTGCTCCCTCAAAGGCTGTATTTCTTGACAACCCCCAAAAAACTTACAGCATGACAGACTGCGTGAAGAGAACAGAATGTTGCCAAACTGGAGGTTTCACAGTACCTCAGGTTCTTGCTGGTGACCATGAGGTGGGATTCGGTCATACGGAATATGTTGTGAATGGCACGAGCAGCCAACACCTGTCTCATAGCTTCATAAATCACCTCACTCGTCTCATCTGACCTCACGGCCATGGAGCCCAGGAACCGAACTACAAACatctgctgcaggagggaaTCTGCAAGACAAAAGGTCTTGGCATTTTTCCTTCAccatgctgctgcagttttccaGCAGCTGAAGTTTGCAACATGAAAGGAAATACTGAATTTCACTGGTAACAGTAAACCCTGGGGGTGGTGAGTGCTGAGCAGTGGCTTCCTGCCATGAGCGAGGCAGGGCTCTGGCCCAGTTTTAAACAGTGCTTCAACTGGCAGCAAatagggaaggaagaaaaatatccaaGTTGCTTGAAAGGTGGAACTGCTCCTTTATGCTTTGTTTGATTAGCCAGTGACATCCACGTGCCTGTCTTGTTATCAAGCACCCACGACCTGTGCACAGAAATCTCATTAGATTTGTGACTGTGCACAAGTTGTGTCACGGGAGGTTGAGAATGGATattaagaaagcttttttttttcactgaaggaGTTGTCaaaacagtggcacaggctgcccagggaagtggtggagtcaccatccctggaggtatttaaaagacgtgTGGATGTGGCACGTAGCTGGGTTAActgttggacttgatcttaaaggtctcttccaacctaaatgattctgtgattctgtgaagtgacTGTTCAAATCATTAGGTTCTCCTTTGGGTCTGTGAGCAGCTTCCTGACTGTGGGTCTCAGATAGGGGCTGTAACTGGCACAGAGGAAGAGGAAGTCAGGCAGGGTCTGAGCCCTGtgtgtgctggcagaggcaggcCGGAACTGCTGACTTTTACTGGCACAAGAGGGAGAGGGGGTAGCAGTAAGAAACTCTCCCTTTGCTGATACagacacactgctgctgctaacTGCTGTGTGCTTGGCCACTGGGAGCTTTCGAATGTACATTTTAGAGTACTGATGGGTAAAAAATAGCTACCAAGCAGCCTCAAACTTGAGATTTGTAATAGAGTCCTAGTCTTAAAGAAGTCAGCagctctttttttaagaaggatgaaagacaaaacccaaacaaaccaaatcatTTTGCCTTGAAACATTTGAGATCAACCTGATCAGCAATACGGCTTGGACTGTCACGGAAAAAGGTATTTGTTTTCCCAGGCAATTATGTTTAAAAGACTGGCTTCTGAAAGGTAACTGCCTTCCACTGTACTATGGATCTGTTACTGCTGCTCTGGTGTCAGGTGTTTTCATTAAGAGACACTGGATAGCTGATGCTGAATTAGGCCTAAAATCCTAACTaattttgtggggaaaaaaaccgaAGCACTGACCTTCTTCCTCATCTTTGCTGCTGTCTTCAGATTCCCCAAATGGGTTTGCACGcctgtgaaataaaaaataaacccctcCAGTTACAGATTCTGGTCACGCCACACACATGCTGCAGTACCTCATTTTCTCCCCTGAAATCACCCATCTCTGGCCATACCTGCCACCTCTGTTCTGGTCCAGGAACTCCATGGCAGGCAGCACGATATCAAATTGAATCGGTGTTCCAGGAGCGATGAGTTGTGTGGAGTCCTGAATAGCAGCTGATTCATTGGgaattattttatcattttccaTATTCTTCACATTCTGGCTGAagtgaaaatgcaaaaaaaaagaatatttcaagCCATCAGTGATGCCTTccctttgttttgctttggaagGGAGATTGGATTAAATCCAAAGCGGGTTtgaaccaccaccaccacctacCCCTATGTATATACAAACATAAATATGTATAAACAGAAATCTAAGATTTAATAAACTTCATAAATTTATAACCATAAGAGCACGTGGTGGTAGTTCAAACCCGCTTATTTGTAAGACATAAACCACATGCAACATTTCTCAACGTAAAGAAGAGTATTTTCCCATGTCCCTATTACTATAACAAATtaatctgtctcttttttttttgtacctaaagttatttaggaaaaaaagtcaatggTGATGCATTAAACCTGAGTGCAGACCACCTCCTGAGTGCTGGCTGACTGATTTTCAGCAGTAGGTTGCTGTTTGCCTCCCTGCCCTCCAGCAACCATATTTACAGCTGTGTTACCAGCACAAGCAGCAGAGATGTGGACTGGTAATCCTGGCATCTCCTGAAGCACTAAGGTGGCCACAGTCTCCTTTGATGCAACAGTTGTGGAGAATTGTTACACATCACATCAGATTTCTTCTTGCACCTATTCTCAAAGAGAGTGAACTGCTCAGTTCCCTATAGCTACAGAAGTTGTACATATGGTTTACTAGCAGCATCCTCCTAGAGAGTTTTCTGTTTGTATAATACACAGATGTAAAAGTGACCTGGGAGATTCATTGGCAATGAAATAGCCATTCTCTTTGCCCAGTGAAACAGATGGTAATACTCTTGTATTTATAAATCTGTAATCAAAGTGAAACAGCTGCACTGTGAAtaaaatgaggaagaaatttGACTGGatttccccagggctgcagggaatCTTTGGAATCTGTAAGCAATCATAGTAAAGGGAATCAGAAATCATAATAAAGGGAATCAGAAATCATAATAAAGGCACTGCCCTGAGAGGCACAAGAGCTGGAAAAGATTTGAATTTCTAGAAGTAAGTATCTGAGTAAGGATTTACAATTTTCTGACAAAACTCTCTTTGTGTTCAAGTCAGTGTGACTCAAACTTGCCCTATTTTATTTCTCACACTCCTTATGAAAGCTGGATTTTGGTCTAGCACTGGGCTTGAATGCTAACTCTGATGATGAAGTCTGATGAATTCCCCCTGAGCGAGATGTTAGGATCATGTGGACATGAAGAAACAATACATCAAATATCTGGTTTCAACCTAAACATATCCTAGAGCATTAGTAATAATTTCTGAAGGAAGGAAGCCTTACTGATTGACCTGAATGAGCACAAGAGAATGACAGTAAATTATTCTGATAGCAGTGTCAGGCATATTCCTGTGACAAACTGACAGGAACTGCTTCAGGTAATGGCCAAGAATATACTTACTTCAGTGAATACTGGGGACTCTGTTGTATCCCCCACATTACAAGTCATTCCTTTACAGCAAAGCACTTACAAGTAAAGCACCATGTTTGCTTCTGAAGAAACTGCAAAATCCCAATGGCAAGTGCAAGGAGCTTCAAAGCATTACCCTCAACATTTGGCATGTCTTACAGTTTTCAGCAGGAAACATCAGAATCTGAGGAGTCTGCTGGAACACACAGACTTGTAGAGCCAGGGTCTAGAGAGGGCTTTGTCCTCGCTAATCACTGTTGCCCTGTAGAAAGAATGTTATCAAGCACATAGTCTCTAGCATGTGCAAGTAAGAATGTTACCTGGGGTGGTGAACATCATGTTTTTTCCCAAAGGTGGTAATGGGAGTCACTGCTTGTAGGGCTGTCTGATTTAACTTGATTGCAGCTGCCTAGGAAAACAAGGCAGAGAAGCTCTTTTACACCCAGACTTCACATTGCCGTGGAAAGAACAATGAGAAAGCGAGTTGGAAGGAACAGACTGAAAGATGGAAAGAGGCTCCCACCTCTGGATTGTCAGTGAGATAGATCTGTCTGGAGATGTTGTTGATGGCACATATCcactggaagggaaaaaaaagaaactgaactcTGCAGTTGAACTCCCTTCTGTACATGAACAACAAccttaagaaaaacatttttacctCCTCATATTCTTTCTTGCTCTCTGCTTGAAGGGTTATACCCCTAAAATATAAACACAGCATATCAGTGCTAACAGTGGACACTAGGACTCTTTGACTCCAGGTATTACAACAACATCACCAAGCTTTGTATCTACTAACCACCACAGGAACAAAAATCACTAGCAAGCTGCAGCTAAAGGAGGCTGCATGTGCTGTTCAGGCAGTTGTGGGGGAGGATGGGAAAGAACATGCTTTTAATTTGGAAACACCCTTCTGAAAAGGCTTACTACTCCGGCAAGCATGTTTTACATAAAAGAGCATCTGAAAGGGTAGGTGTGACTGGCTGTGCTGAAATAAAAGGCGTCTCATACGCTTTGCCTGTAGGAGTAGTGATCTGAAAGCAGTATCTTCTGTCCTCGCAGTCCACAGCCATGACAGAGCAGTTGTCCAGGTCCTGAATCAATCCTCCAGCTACCGCTCCCCTCGGCTGACACATCAAGTTGCCACCTTGGGTGAAGAAATACAGCCTTTCCCAAGTGGTAGTCACCAGACCTGTTTTACTAAAGAGAAGATGCAGTGACAAAGATTCATCACTATTTAGAAATGACTCCAAACACAGATGAAACTGCACACATATCCCCTCATGCTCATCTGAACTTTATGTTCCACCTGGTATTTTAGGATGAGTCTCTGTTAAGAAGTAAAAGCAGCACCTACACCTAGCTGAGGCTAATCCTTAATGAAAGCTGAAGAATAAAACTAAATCCAAACATCCCAAGTTAAAAACTTTCTCTGCAGTATCTCCTGGTTATGGAGTAAAAGAATTCTTGGCATTGAGAAACTGACATGAAATGCTGTTAagctggattaaaaaaaaaggtgttctCAAGCTGAAGAGCAGCATCAGCAATTTCAACACAAAGAaccagcattaaaaaaaagcatcttctgAAAGCTGTACCTCAGAGTCTATCTTCTCCCTCGCTGAGTCCTACTATATTGCAATTCAGCTCTTAGAATGCTATGAGAAATGAATAAATGTCCactcacaaaacaaaaaaccccaattagCAGTCAAATAGAAATAAACTGATAATAAATCAATCACATAAACAGGGTTACTGCAGGTCACCAATACACACAGCTCCTGGGGAAGCTGATGGAAGACTTTATTTGGACATTTTGCACAGGTAACTCCACGTATGGTGTATGTTCCAAGTTACACACTTGCATTGTCCACAAAGCTTTTATTCATGTGAAGGAGAGATCACTTACGAAAACATGTATTAACTGCAAAATAtagctgttgtttttttaaaacactgtgtTTTCATTAGCCTTAAGAACTAGAAACAATGTGAACACAGATTGCCCATCAGTTTCTAATATTTAGTCACTTGAATGCAGGAAATCATCCCTGTATCTGATGAATTCAACCAGAAGtaaacttctgttttcagaagaacAGTTTCAAATGCCTCTGATTTGGTTTAAGCTTCTAAAAGTCATTTACATAGATAACAGATATAGGAGTCAAAGAGTACAGCTACTACAATGACTAAGGAGCCTCAAACACCATTAGCTGAGGAGTCTATACAACctaaaaagattaaaacaaaaaaagtggcAACTAGTCAGCAACTGACAAACCAGAAGGTTACAACAGTCTTCTTACTTTCTAAGATTAAGGTAGCCAGCCTTCTGGATCAGATTTCTATTGATAGCGGGTGAGGTTACATCTGAATCTGGGGTATAAACTGCTTCATTAACTGCAATTAAGTCCTGCTGAGATACCCTCATTTTTTCAGCTTCAACGTCCATCTCTCCCTGTATGCTGTAAAAGAAACATACAAATAGAAACCCAAAGTCATCATTAGTCACTTTATAGCAGGACACAGTTAATATCAGTAAGCCAAAATGAACAAATATACCAGTTATGATTATACTGGAGAGTAGTGAAAAGACAAAGGTTTCTTTCTAGAATAAGGCTTTATAGGAAACGTAATGTAAGTCACGTTGGAGGCTTTCTGTAAGGACTACATAAATGAGTGCAGTTAGAAAAGAATGGAAGGAATAGGTGTACAACAAGAAACTACTCCCAGAAACCGTCGCCTGAGCCTAAAGAGACAAGATGCATTTGCTCTGAAGGCATTAACAATGGTTTAAGGAAAATAGATCTGTCTTTGGCAGGCTGGCCACCAGGCTGGCCTGGCACAGCCAGgatttccctttgctttttcttttgaaagctcAGCTTGAAGATGTAACTCTCAATATGCTTCACACAGTAGCTATGCTTTCCTTTTTGCAATTTGTACTAAACACAAGTATCTTCTTTAGCCAAACACAGAGAAGTAATGACCAGAATTACAAGGTTGTGATGAGTACAGGATAAACGCTGAAGTGTTGGGTGTGAAGAGTTAagtttcatagaatcccagaatggtaggagttgggagggacctttagagatcatccagtccaacccccctgctaaagcaggtccacctagatcaggtcacacaggaatgcctcccagtttgtttttttttcagacagtttaAAAACAATGCTTTTAAGAATTTGCACTGCTGAACACCTGCAGATATTGCCTGAATACTGCAGCAGAGTTCAGGGTAGGCTTCACTACAGTATCTCTTGGCTTTCACAGAACTTTGCCTGCTTCCTGCAACTGTGCAATACGTAGGAATCCCTGCCATAAGACCATCTACCAACTGGTCATGGATTTTCAACACTGAGTTTTGCATGAACTCAGAACAACACATCAATAAAACCTACAGCTCAAGTCTCGTTTCAGCTTCATTTTTGGTTTGCAACACTGCCCTTCACTTGGGTGCAATTCAGCAAACATCCTTGGTGCAGGCTGGCAAAATCGAGCTCTTTTTGAATATATCATCTGTAACAATCCAGTTTGCTGAAAGGGGTAACTGTGAAGAGGTATCTGAGTGAAAAGTTTAAC
Above is a window of Colius striatus isolate bColStr4 chromosome 1, bColStr4.1.hap1, whole genome shotgun sequence DNA encoding:
- the APPL2 gene encoding DCC-interacting protein 13-beta, whose product is MPAVDKLLLEEALQDSPQTRSLLSVFEEDAGTLTEYTNQLLQAMQRVYGAQNEMCLATQQLSKQLLAYEKQHFALGKGDEEVISTLHYFSKVVDELNILHSELAKQLADTMVLPIIQFREKDLTEVSTLKDLFGLASNEHDVSMAKYSRLPKRKENEKLKAEVAKEVANARRKQHLSSLQYYCALNALQYRKRMAMMEPMLGYTRGQINFFKKGAEMFSKRMDGFLSSVSDMVQSIQGEMDVEAEKMRVSQQDLIAVNEAVYTPDSDVTSPAINRNLIQKAGYLNLRNKTGLVTTTWERLYFFTQGGNLMCQPRGAVAGGLIQDLDNCSVMAVDCEDRRYCFQITTPTGKAGITLQAESKKEYEEWICAINNISRQIYLTDNPEAAAIKLNQTALQAVTPITTFGKKHDVHHPSQNVKNMENDKIIPNESAAIQDSTQLIAPGTPIQFDIVLPAMEFLDQNRGGRRANPFGESEDSSKDEEEDSLLQQMFVVRFLGSMAVRSDETSEVIYEAMRQVLAARAIHNIFRMTESHLMVTSKNLRLIDPQTQVTRISFELPTVTQFAAHQENRRLIGFVVHLSEALGEESMSAYVFESNTEGEKICYAISLGKEIIEAEKDPEALAQLMKSVPLTNDGKFLLLNDQSEEDGALHEGEESEA